In Aspergillus luchuensis IFO 4308 DNA, chromosome 1, nearly complete sequence, the following are encoded in one genomic region:
- a CDS encoding pepsin-like aspartic protease (COG:O;~EggNog:ENOG410PNP1;~InterPro:IPR034164,IPR021109,IPR001461,IPR001969, IPR033121;~MEROPS:MER0081262;~PFAM:PF00026;~SECRETED:SignalP(1-18);~antiSMASH:Cluster_1.19;~go_function: GO:0004190 - aspartic-type endopeptidase activity [Evidence IEA];~go_process: GO:0006508 - proteolysis [Evidence IEA]), which yields MASKNLLLLPALATAALGNVLDLDIKVRNGYRTIEVDLGTPGGPFDLMYDTGSSTLWVLDSNCTDDCVNVSGYPRHSYNLTSTGVNLGIEDSIDYSGGTVSGFTATDILTVPDTDVSYRQTFAVITDSTWAALAADGFIGLASSTVAFKNTTSAFEQMMQDGLLDEPRFALYAGSGVSTTSNPDPENNGVFTFGGSHEDIYADGDLQWMTMLSPFEIYKTNLLGIQGHNTSNGQNMSSEVLNWYGQVIFDTGASSISIPNDQIEAMYALTPFSYADISSGYRPLCSDFNDTWSISFTMGFYGEGVTFNLTGDQLAVPGYQDDDHCFPPFNPWDSYNTIIGQHWLSNFYAVFDFGSFDPDTYNIRVGLAPLKKEYLPRA from the exons GACCTCGATATTAAGGTCCGAAATGGTTAT AGGACCATCGAGGTTGACCTCGGAACCCCAGGAGGCCCGTTTGATTTGATGTACGACACTGGATCATCAACGCTCTGGGTGCTCGATAGCAATTGCACAGATGATTGCGTGAACGTGAGCGG CTACCCTCGACACAGCTATAATCTCACTTCTACCGGCGTCAACTTGGGTATCGAAGACAGCATTGATTACAGCGGGGGCACCGTCAGCGGCTTTACTGCCACGGATATTCTCACCGTGCCAGACACTGACGTCTCCTATCGCCAAACCTTTGCGGTCATCACCGACAGTACCTGGGCGGCATTGGCAGCTGATGGGTTCATTGGTTTGGCATCCTCCACCGTCGCTTTCAAAAATACCACGTCCGCCTTCGAACAAATGATGCAGGATGGACTTCTGGATGAACCTCGATTTGCCCTATACGCAGGTTCCGGTGTGTCGACCACGTCGAATCCTGATCCAGAGAACAACGGTGTGTTTACTTTCGGTGGTAGCCATGAGGATATCTATGCGGATGGTGATCTGCAGTGGATGACTATGCTCTCCCCGTTCGAAATCTACAAAACAAATCTCCTTGGCATTCAAGGGCACAACACCTCCAATGGCCAGAACATGTCAAGCGAGGTCCTAAACTGGTACGGCCAGGTTATCTTCGACACCG GCGCTTCGTCGATAAGCATCCCCAACGACCAGATTGAGGCCATGTATGCCCTAACCCCGTTTTCTTACGCCGATATCTCATCTGGATACCGACCTCTGTGCTCCGATTTCAACGATACATGGTCTATCTCTTTTACCATGGGCTTCTATGGTGAGGGCGTTACCTTCAACTTGACCGGCGATCAGCTGGCTGTACCTGGTTATCAGGACGATGACCATTGCTTCCCTCCTTTCAATCCGTGGGACAGCTACAATACTATCATTGGACAGCATTGGTTGAGCAACTTCTATGCTGTTTTCGACTTTGGATCTTTTGATCCTGACACATACAATATCCGTGTTGGGTTGGCTCCTTTGAAGAAGGAATACCTGCCCAGAGCTTGA